In Streptomyces sp. NBC_01551, one DNA window encodes the following:
- a CDS encoding histidine phosphatase family protein has protein sequence MARPRRIVLVRHGESEGNVDDTVYEREPDHALRLTRTGREQAAETGVRLRELFGDESISAYVSPYRRTLQTFRELRLDPARVRMREEPRLREQDWGNWQDRDDVRLQKAYRDAYGHFFYRFAQGESGADVYDRVGSFLESLYRSFEAPDHPQNVLMVTHGLTMRLFCMRWFHWSVAEFEALSNPGNGEYRVLQLGPDGRYRMDRPFERWTTPEPYDLDG, from the coding sequence ATGGCACGACCACGGCGCATCGTCCTTGTCCGGCACGGGGAATCGGAGGGCAACGTCGATGACACCGTCTACGAACGGGAACCCGATCACGCCCTGCGGCTCACCAGGACCGGGCGCGAGCAGGCCGCGGAGACCGGCGTACGGCTGCGCGAGCTGTTCGGCGACGAGAGCATCAGCGCGTACGTCTCCCCGTACCGCCGGACCCTGCAGACCTTCCGGGAACTGCGCCTGGACCCGGCGCGGGTCCGGATGCGCGAGGAGCCGCGGCTGCGTGAGCAGGACTGGGGCAACTGGCAGGACCGCGACGACGTGCGGCTTCAAAAGGCGTACCGCGACGCGTACGGCCACTTCTTCTACCGGTTCGCGCAGGGGGAGTCGGGGGCGGACGTGTACGACCGGGTCGGGTCGTTCCTGGAGAGCCTCTACCGCAGTTTCGAGGCCCCGGACCATCCACAGAACGTGCTGATGGTGACGCACGGGCTGACGATGCGGCTGTTCTGCATGCGGTGGTTCCACTGGTCGGTGGCCGAGTTCGAGGCCCTCTCCAATCCGGGGAACGGCGAATACCGGGTGCTCCAGCTGGGTCCGGACGGCCGGTACCGGATGGACCGCCCGTTTGAGCGCTGGACCACACCCGAGCCTTATGACCTGGACGGCTAG
- a CDS encoding DUF4173 domain-containing protein, translating into MRIRPAEAAPILTATLVAVMVSGLAAALLLGDGMGPGLLVAVLPAIAAAYFAARAAGRKARPWTTAWAIGCVALLAVPALRDSAWPATLAILSAVSLASLALHGVRTWPGVLFSPFGFVDAAVTGVGWAWTGLRSRGGGFGRERWLPVAKAAAVAVGLLVVFGTLFASADAAFADLLGDLTPEVSVGDGPVRTLLFVLGAVLALAGARTAAAPLRWDRIQITPGKARSRVEWALPLIVLNLLFAGFNAVQLAVLFGGYDKVLKSTGLSYAEYAQQGFWQLLWATLLTLAVIALALRWAPRAGAGDRRFVRAVLGTLCVLTLVVVASALRRMDLYVDAYGLTRLRVSVAAMELWLGLVLVLIMAAGVFGARWLPRAVAGSAAAAVLAFGLMSPDGMVAERNVTRFQQDAKIDLAYFQSLSADAAPALDRLPEPRRSCALRGINDDLAKAGDVPWYAMSLGEYRARKILRERPVKASYEECSRLGTFSDRVEP; encoded by the coding sequence GTGCGGATCCGCCCCGCCGAGGCTGCGCCGATCCTGACCGCCACGCTCGTCGCCGTCATGGTCTCAGGCCTCGCCGCCGCCCTGCTGCTGGGCGACGGCATGGGCCCCGGCCTGCTGGTCGCCGTACTGCCCGCGATCGCCGCCGCGTACTTCGCCGCCCGCGCGGCAGGCCGTAAAGCCCGCCCCTGGACCACGGCGTGGGCCATCGGGTGCGTGGCCCTCCTCGCCGTACCGGCGCTGCGCGACTCCGCCTGGCCGGCCACGCTGGCGATCCTCTCCGCCGTCTCCCTCGCCTCGCTCGCCCTGCACGGCGTCCGCACCTGGCCCGGCGTGCTGTTCAGCCCGTTCGGCTTCGTCGACGCCGCCGTCACCGGCGTCGGCTGGGCCTGGACCGGCCTGCGCTCCCGTGGAGGCGGGTTCGGACGCGAGCGCTGGCTGCCCGTGGCCAAGGCGGCCGCCGTGGCCGTCGGCCTGCTCGTGGTCTTCGGCACGCTCTTCGCCTCCGCCGACGCCGCGTTCGCCGATCTGCTCGGCGATCTGACGCCCGAGGTCTCCGTCGGCGACGGCCCGGTCCGCACCCTGCTCTTCGTCCTCGGCGCCGTCCTCGCGCTCGCCGGCGCCCGCACCGCCGCGGCCCCGCTGCGCTGGGACCGGATCCAGATCACCCCCGGCAAGGCCCGCTCCCGCGTCGAATGGGCGCTTCCGCTGATCGTCTTGAACCTGCTCTTCGCCGGCTTCAACGCCGTTCAGCTGGCCGTCCTGTTCGGCGGCTACGACAAGGTCCTCAAGAGCACCGGCCTCAGCTACGCCGAATACGCCCAACAGGGTTTCTGGCAGCTGCTCTGGGCCACCCTGCTCACCCTCGCCGTGATCGCGCTCGCCCTGCGCTGGGCGCCGCGCGCCGGCGCCGGCGACCGCCGCTTCGTCCGGGCCGTCCTCGGCACCCTGTGCGTGCTGACCCTGGTCGTGGTCGCCTCCGCGCTGCGCCGGATGGACCTCTACGTGGACGCGTACGGGCTCACCCGGCTGCGGGTGTCGGTGGCCGCGATGGAACTGTGGCTCGGGCTGGTCCTCGTACTGATCATGGCCGCCGGGGTGTTCGGCGCCCGCTGGCTCCCGCGCGCGGTCGCGGGCAGCGCCGCGGCCGCCGTCCTGGCCTTCGGGCTGATGTCCCCGGACGGGATGGTGGCCGAACGGAACGTGACCCGCTTCCAACAGGACGCCAAGATCGACCTGGCCTACTTCCAGTCCCTGTCGGCGGACGCGGCCCCCGCCCTGGACCGGCTGCCCGAGCCGAGGCGCTCCTGCGCCCTGCGAGGGATCAACGACGATCTGGCCAAGGCCGGTGACGTGCCCTGGTACGCCATGAGCCTCGGCGAGTACCGGGCCCGGAAGATCCTGCGCGAGCGGCCGGTGAAGGCCTCGTACGAGGAGTGCTCGCGCCTCGGCACGTTCAGCGACCGAGTCGAGCCGTAG
- a CDS encoding YdbC family protein: protein MLVKWIRCTVTDRRGFERGQRKWAGLPGEPGFRGQGGGWSRGRQGVAHVFAFWESRSFYDSFMARSHDRLAASQNGTYTDLRVTLFDHRFDVKTGFEPRFTDADVVRVAHTRVREGRLDHFAHMQEKVWNPAMAGSPGMIRGLFGEAPGREFLVLSMWRAAAEHGKYRPERVERLSLRAQTEADVEALTGDVVDLEPAWTV, encoded by the coding sequence GTGCTGGTCAAGTGGATTCGCTGCACGGTGACGGACCGACGCGGGTTCGAGCGCGGGCAGCGCAAATGGGCGGGGTTGCCTGGCGAGCCGGGATTCCGGGGACAGGGCGGCGGCTGGAGCCGAGGGCGACAGGGGGTGGCGCATGTATTCGCGTTCTGGGAGAGCCGTTCCTTCTACGACTCGTTCATGGCTCGCTCGCACGACCGCCTGGCCGCGTCCCAGAACGGCACCTACACCGATCTGCGGGTCACGCTCTTCGACCACCGCTTCGATGTGAAGACGGGCTTCGAGCCGCGCTTCACCGACGCCGACGTGGTCCGCGTCGCGCACACCCGGGTACGGGAGGGGCGCCTGGACCACTTCGCCCACATGCAGGAAAAGGTGTGGAACCCGGCGATGGCGGGATCGCCCGGAATGATCCGCGGCCTCTTCGGGGAGGCCCCGGGCCGGGAGTTCCTCGTCCTGTCGATGTGGCGCGCGGCGGCGGAGCACGGCAAGTACCGGCCGGAGCGGGTCGAGCGGCTCTCGCTGCGCGCCCAGACCGAGGCCGACGTGGAGGCCCTCACGGGCGACGTCGTCGACCTCGAACCCGCCTGGACGGTATGA
- a CDS encoding DUF6215 domain-containing protein, with protein sequence MTDESGGSKKDINAGAQAVAAVVVVGGLIGGGWGLGEVSERSMGEDKPAVCSVTNDELPERYASGAALCAALNRPDLPALLGTPEDQAWNARGSGRWITLLGTDIATPEAEIQLKTYTVNLSASYDDPEFDRTVTGLGPTAQRQTVLGHPAVLYSDRTIAITFDLKGGKGSSGPGGIARHVLVAADTKDGGTSFDLTIWREDGRAPDDAALLRIAEHVLPNLPGWSG encoded by the coding sequence ATGACGGACGAAAGCGGCGGATCCAAGAAGGACATCAACGCGGGGGCCCAGGCGGTCGCGGCGGTGGTGGTGGTCGGGGGCCTGATCGGGGGCGGGTGGGGACTGGGCGAAGTCTCCGAACGGAGCATGGGCGAGGACAAGCCGGCCGTCTGCTCCGTCACGAACGACGAGCTGCCGGAGCGGTACGCCTCCGGAGCGGCGCTGTGCGCGGCGCTGAACCGTCCCGATCTGCCGGCGCTCCTCGGGACACCGGAGGATCAGGCGTGGAACGCCAGGGGCAGCGGTAGGTGGATCACCCTGCTCGGCACCGATATCGCCACACCCGAGGCCGAGATCCAGCTGAAGACCTACACCGTGAACCTCTCCGCGTCCTACGACGATCCCGAGTTCGACCGCACGGTCACCGGCCTGGGCCCGACCGCGCAGCGGCAGACGGTGCTGGGGCATCCGGCGGTCCTGTACTCGGACCGGACCATCGCGATCACCTTCGACCTCAAGGGCGGCAAGGGCAGCTCCGGCCCCGGCGGCATCGCCCGCCACGTGCTGGTCGCCGCCGACACGAAGGACGGCGGCACCTCCTTCGACCTCACCATCTGGCGCGAGGACGGCAGGGCGCCCGACGACGCGGCGTTGCTCCGCATCGCCGAGCACGTGCTGCCGAACCTGCCGGGGTGGAGCGGCTAG
- a CDS encoding arylamine N-acetyltransferase codes for MWSGDELDLAAYLARIGYEGPVGDDGELKADLPTLYAVHRAHTAAITFESLDVLLGRPVELEVKALQDKLVHGRRGGYCYEQNSLLAAALERIGFEVSGRGARNRTRGDSLLAVTHAVLVVTVDGEPWLCDAGFGAMGPCEPVPLARPGVEVRQGEWTYTIREEDGGVHALCLLREGTWRDLYAFSPQHYNPVDYVVLNHYSSSHPRSAFVGQVIVQRPGDAVRLALVGRELTRVYPDGRVERRPVAPDELPSLLAREFGLRLSERDAGELVRLNRAED; via the coding sequence ATGTGGAGCGGTGACGAGCTGGACCTGGCGGCCTATCTGGCGCGGATCGGGTACGAAGGGCCGGTCGGGGACGACGGGGAACTCAAGGCGGACCTCCCGACGTTGTACGCAGTGCACCGGGCGCACACCGCCGCCATCACCTTCGAGAGCCTGGACGTTCTGCTCGGCCGCCCCGTCGAGCTGGAGGTCAAGGCGCTTCAGGACAAGCTCGTGCACGGCCGTCGCGGCGGCTACTGCTACGAGCAGAACTCGCTGCTGGCCGCTGCCCTGGAGCGAATCGGCTTCGAGGTCTCCGGGCGCGGTGCCCGCAACCGCACCCGCGGGGACTCCCTGCTCGCGGTGACGCACGCCGTCCTCGTCGTCACCGTCGACGGGGAACCCTGGCTGTGCGATGCAGGGTTCGGTGCCATGGGACCGTGCGAGCCCGTGCCGCTGGCGCGCCCTGGCGTCGAGGTGCGCCAGGGGGAGTGGACGTACACGATCCGCGAGGAGGACGGCGGTGTCCACGCGCTGTGCCTGCTGCGCGAGGGAACCTGGCGGGACCTGTACGCGTTCTCCCCACAGCACTACAACCCCGTCGACTACGTGGTCCTGAACCACTACAGCTCCTCGCACCCCCGCTCCGCCTTCGTCGGGCAGGTGATCGTCCAGCGTCCGGGCGACGCCGTCCGGCTGGCACTCGTAGGGCGAGAGCTCACCCGTGTGTATCCCGACGGGCGGGTCGAGAGGCGGCCGGTGGCCCCGGATGAGCTGCCGTCGCTGCTCGCCCGGGAGTTCGGCCTTCGGCTGTCCGAGCGGGATGCGGGCGAACTGGTACGGCTCAACCGCGCCGAGGACTGA
- a CDS encoding ADP-ribosylglycohydrolase family protein: MTSDSSSERRYARAMASLRGLALGDALGSQYFVPVNYPLLKRREVPAGADAWQWTDDTEMACSVVAVLAEHGRVDQDALALSFAHHHDFDRGYGPAVNRMLRLVREGADWRTLAAELFNGQGSWGNGAAMRIAPLGAWYADDPEQATHQAEISAYTTHQHREAVCGAMAVAAAAALAANPAGPPTAADLLDGVVALVPRSAVGAGLRRARDMLDYGDANTVAAVLGCGRRTSAHDTVPFALWSAARSLDDYERAFWTTAQVGGDVDTTCAIVGGVLGARGDAVLPAAWLARTEALPAWLPEAARG; this comes from the coding sequence ATGACCTCTGACTCCTCTTCCGAAAGGCGCTACGCACGCGCCATGGCCAGCCTCCGAGGGCTGGCTCTGGGTGACGCCCTGGGCTCCCAGTACTTCGTCCCCGTGAACTACCCCCTGCTCAAGCGGCGCGAAGTGCCCGCCGGCGCCGACGCGTGGCAGTGGACCGACGACACCGAGATGGCCTGCTCCGTCGTGGCCGTCCTCGCCGAGCACGGGCGCGTCGACCAGGACGCCCTCGCGCTGTCCTTCGCCCACCACCACGACTTCGACCGGGGCTACGGGCCCGCCGTGAACCGGATGCTCCGTCTGGTCCGGGAGGGCGCGGACTGGCGCACGCTGGCCGCCGAGCTCTTCAACGGGCAGGGCTCGTGGGGCAACGGCGCCGCCATGCGGATCGCACCGCTGGGCGCCTGGTACGCGGACGACCCCGAGCAGGCCACCCACCAGGCGGAGATCTCCGCCTACACCACCCACCAGCACCGCGAGGCGGTGTGCGGGGCGATGGCCGTCGCCGCGGCGGCCGCGCTCGCGGCGAATCCGGCGGGCCCGCCGACCGCCGCCGACCTTCTGGACGGCGTCGTCGCCCTGGTGCCGCGCAGCGCGGTGGGCGCGGGGCTGCGGCGGGCGCGGGACATGCTGGACTACGGCGACGCCAACACGGTCGCGGCGGTGCTGGGCTGCGGGCGGCGCACCAGCGCGCACGACACCGTGCCGTTCGCCCTGTGGTCGGCGGCGCGGTCGCTCGACGACTACGAGCGGGCGTTCTGGACCACCGCGCAGGTGGGCGGGGACGTCGACACGACCTGCGCGATCGTGGGCGGGGTGCTGGGCGCGCGCGGGGACGCGGTGCTGCCGGCGGCCTGGCTTGCCCGGACCGAGGCGCTGCCCGCGTGGCTGCCGGAGGCCGCGCGCGGCTAG